TCCAGCGGCGGACCCGCTGGAGGTCGCCATTTATTCAATTCCCGTTACGCTTTTGATTTCCGCCGCGTCCTGGTCCTGGATCGAGAAGCCCAGCTTGGCGGGCAAGGCTGGATTGGGCCGCTGGTTGGAGCTGGCTTTCAAGGGGATGCGGCCATCCCCCTGAGGCCGGCATGGTCAGTGGTGTGATAATTCGGCGTCAGCGATCTGGAACCCGTCCGCCGTATTCACGACGGTAATCATCAGGTGTGCACCTGGCCGGAAGAGATCGAAATCCACGGTCTCAGCTACAGAGAAGCGCATCGTCATGGCCGACATGCCCAGCTCGGTGAGAGCTTCATGACTGACGACAGCAGTGCGCCCATCAGCGTCTGCTGTCCGCACTTCCGCTGCAACCGTTGAGCTGGCCTCGGTTTGCGCGTGATGGTTTCCATCGTGGCCAGGCTGATCATGGTGGTCGACTGTGGTGAAAAACAGGGCAGACGCGGCAATAAGCGTGATCATGGGGTCTCTTTTCCGGGTTGACGAAGGGACGGCAGCATTACGCGCCAACTGGCGTCGCCCCTCACGTAGGTCATGTTAAACTGAACACGGCTTGAGCGGGCTTTCCGGATTTCGTTGTCTTTTTCGACGTGTAATCCGTAGCGGAGCACTCTCGGAGGAGGCTCGCCATTAGTCGGCCAGCTGGCAGATTTACGGAATGGGCAAGGGCCCGTTTCGCAATCTCAAGCCGCCACT
The window above is part of the Maricaulis maris MCS10 genome. Proteins encoded here:
- a CDS encoding copper-binding protein encodes the protein MITLIAASALFFTTVDHHDQPGHDGNHHAQTEASSTVAAEVRTADADGRTAVVSHEALTELGMSAMTMRFSVAETVDFDLFRPGAHLMITVVNTADGFQIADAELSHH